The proteins below are encoded in one region of Micromonospora yangpuensis:
- a CDS encoding recombinase family protein translates to MITARPAAYVRQSSARANKSEASPATQRTATTERANHDHPGATVRMFEDIDRSGYQVGVVREAYDQMVAAIKAGEITHLYVFYVSRLTRQDPRIALAEWLPLLAGGLTIVSITEGTFGPDNTMDLIHLLLRMDAAHNESKNKSAAIKAAKALAHAAGGHLGNPPFGFRTVERMAQTPAGEPVAIRALVIEPTEARALRVAVRAVLLGFAVHAVCRYFDRRGIRTRGATVGRSRASGAWSDRNLHKRLRDPRIAGLPAVAILDDRDNITGYRTAYDLEDARVLPPPAEPIITTEEFWRLQAILTGTARSIQSADEPALLSGLGILWCECGYRMKARRFVANATLANRDAYMCTAPAGRHSNTISLTALDGWVRMRIDRLLNSIDPADEDQTTASILAEATRRYGAATATPETAVQRAAVSAELADATAALDQQSEALGTATGAAAAALTRAVTVTGARVDALTARLAELDDQATAKLPLDLWTSSAYGDEPAWWDGATVGERRDFVTLFVDRITVRRAASKGGRPTKADPWGTVNARVTLDWAGTT, encoded by the coding sequence ATGATCACCGCTCGCCCCGCCGCCTACGTGCGGCAGTCGTCCGCCCGCGCGAACAAGTCCGAGGCGTCCCCGGCAACGCAGCGCACCGCCACCACCGAGCGCGCCAACCACGACCACCCCGGCGCAACCGTCCGCATGTTCGAGGACATCGACCGATCCGGCTATCAGGTCGGCGTGGTTCGTGAGGCGTACGACCAGATGGTAGCGGCGATCAAGGCCGGCGAAATCACGCACCTCTATGTCTTCTACGTCTCCCGCCTCACCCGCCAAGATCCGCGTATCGCCCTTGCCGAATGGCTGCCGCTGCTCGCCGGTGGCCTGACCATTGTCAGCATCACCGAAGGCACATTCGGCCCGGATAACACGATGGATCTGATCCACCTCCTGCTGCGAATGGACGCTGCCCACAACGAGTCAAAGAACAAGTCCGCCGCAATCAAAGCCGCAAAGGCCCTTGCGCACGCCGCCGGGGGACACCTCGGAAACCCGCCGTTCGGATTCCGCACCGTCGAGCGCATGGCGCAGACCCCCGCAGGCGAGCCGGTCGCCATCCGCGCCCTGGTCATCGAGCCGACCGAGGCCCGCGCGCTACGGGTGGCCGTGCGCGCCGTGCTGCTCGGCTTCGCTGTGCACGCCGTGTGCCGCTACTTCGACCGCCGGGGCATCCGCACGCGCGGCGCGACGGTGGGCCGCTCTCGCGCGTCGGGTGCCTGGTCGGACCGGAACCTACACAAGCGGCTGCGTGACCCCCGCATCGCTGGCCTGCCGGCCGTCGCCATCCTCGATGACCGGGACAACATCACCGGCTACCGCACCGCGTACGACCTGGAAGACGCCCGCGTGTTGCCGCCGCCGGCCGAGCCGATCATCACCACCGAGGAGTTCTGGCGTCTGCAAGCCATCCTCACCGGCACCGCCCGGTCGATCCAGTCCGCCGACGAGCCGGCCCTACTCTCCGGTCTGGGCATCCTGTGGTGCGAGTGCGGGTACCGGATGAAGGCGCGTCGGTTCGTCGCAAACGCCACCCTGGCGAATCGCGACGCCTACATGTGCACCGCCCCGGCGGGCCGGCATTCCAACACCATCAGCCTGACCGCGCTCGATGGATGGGTCCGCATGCGAATCGACCGCCTGCTCAACTCGATCGATCCGGCCGACGAGGACCAGACCACCGCCTCGATCCTGGCCGAGGCGACCCGCCGCTACGGCGCAGCGACGGCAACGCCGGAGACCGCCGTGCAGCGCGCCGCAGTGTCCGCCGAGCTGGCCGACGCAACCGCAGCCCTCGACCAGCAATCCGAGGCCCTGGGGACCGCCACGGGTGCCGCCGCCGCAGCGCTTACCCGCGCCGTCACGGTGACCGGTGCCCGCGTCGATGCCCTTACCGCCCGCCTGGCCGAGCTGGACGACCAGGCCACCGCCAAGCTGCCGCTGGACCTCTGGACATCCAGCGCCTACGGCGACGAGCCGGCGTGGTGGGACGGTGCCACGGTGGGGGAGCGGCGCGACTTCGTGACCCTGTTCGTTGACCGGATCACGGTTCGCCGTGCGGCATCCAAGGGTGGCCGCCCGACCAAGGCCGACCCGTGGGGCACCGTGAACGCCCGCGTAACGCTGGATTGGGCCGGCACTACATAG
- a CDS encoding N-acetylglutaminylglutamine amidotransferase has product MCGLAGELRRDGRAADVSAVARMAATMSDRGPDDGGLWAQGPVAFGHRRLKIIDLSAASGQPIVDSAAGLTGVFNGCVYNYRELREELQAKGHRFFSTGDSEVVLKAYAEWGLDFVDHLIGMFAVAITERATGRLVLARDRLGIKPLYVAETPGVVRFASTVPALLAGGDVDTDLDPVALAHYLSFHSVVPPPRTILRGVRKLPPATVRVYEPDGRVDERVYWDPSFTRRADRADWSARDWEDALHESLTTAVRRRMVADVPVGVLLSGGLDSSLVVALLAGEGQRGLATFSIGFDSVGGREGDEFRYSDVVAKTFDTDHHQIRVAAQDLLPPLEAAVAAMAEPMVSHDCVAFYLLSQEVARHVKVVQSGQGADEILGGYHWYPPLASVGREQAVETYAKAFFDRDAAGLARVLDPAWLADGDPAREFVAAHLARAGAETAVDAGLRLDTQVMLTDDPVKRVDNMTMAHGLEARVPFLDHEFVELAATCPPELKLAQGGKGVLKEIGRRVLPHEVIDRPKGYFPVPGITHLEGKLLDRVRDALGAPEARRRNLFRPDYVNTLLDAPNAELTPLMGNKLWQLGLLEMWLQSHGID; this is encoded by the coding sequence ATGTGCGGACTGGCAGGGGAGCTCCGGCGGGACGGTCGCGCCGCCGACGTGTCGGCGGTGGCCCGCATGGCGGCGACGATGAGTGACCGGGGGCCGGACGACGGCGGGCTGTGGGCGCAGGGGCCGGTGGCGTTCGGTCACCGACGACTGAAGATCATCGACCTCTCCGCCGCCAGTGGTCAACCCATCGTCGACTCCGCCGCCGGACTCACCGGCGTCTTCAACGGCTGCGTCTACAACTACCGCGAGCTGCGCGAGGAGCTGCAGGCCAAGGGCCACCGCTTCTTCTCCACCGGGGACAGCGAGGTGGTGCTCAAGGCGTACGCCGAGTGGGGTCTGGACTTCGTCGACCACCTGATCGGCATGTTCGCCGTGGCGATCACCGAACGGGCCACCGGCCGGCTGGTGCTGGCCCGCGACCGGCTCGGCATCAAGCCGCTCTACGTCGCCGAGACGCCGGGCGTGGTGCGCTTCGCCAGCACGGTCCCCGCCCTGCTCGCCGGCGGCGACGTCGACACCGACCTCGACCCGGTGGCGCTCGCCCACTACCTCAGCTTCCACAGCGTCGTCCCGCCGCCGCGGACCATCCTGCGCGGCGTACGCAAGCTCCCGCCGGCCACCGTCCGGGTCTACGAGCCCGACGGGCGGGTCGACGAGCGGGTCTACTGGGACCCGTCCTTCACCCGCCGGGCCGACCGGGCCGACTGGTCGGCCCGGGACTGGGAGGACGCCCTGCACGAGTCGCTGACCACCGCGGTACGCCGCCGGATGGTCGCCGACGTGCCGGTCGGCGTGCTGCTCTCCGGTGGCCTGGACTCCAGCCTGGTGGTGGCGCTGCTGGCCGGTGAGGGCCAGCGCGGCCTGGCCACCTTCTCGATCGGCTTCGACTCGGTGGGCGGTCGGGAGGGCGACGAGTTCCGCTACTCCGACGTGGTCGCCAAGACCTTCGACACCGACCACCACCAGATCCGGGTCGCCGCCCAGGACCTCCTGCCCCCGCTGGAGGCGGCGGTCGCGGCGATGGCCGAGCCGATGGTCAGCCACGACTGTGTGGCGTTCTACCTGCTCAGCCAGGAGGTCGCCCGGCACGTCAAGGTGGTCCAGTCCGGTCAGGGCGCGGACGAGATCCTCGGCGGCTACCACTGGTACCCGCCGCTGGCCTCGGTCGGCCGGGAGCAGGCGGTCGAGACGTACGCGAAGGCCTTCTTCGACCGGGACGCGGCCGGGCTGGCCCGGGTGCTCGACCCGGCCTGGCTGGCCGACGGCGATCCGGCGCGCGAATTCGTCGCGGCGCACCTGGCCCGCGCCGGTGCCGAGACCGCGGTCGACGCCGGTCTGCGCCTGGACACCCAGGTCATGCTCACCGACGACCCGGTCAAGCGGGTGGACAACATGACGATGGCGCACGGGCTGGAGGCCCGGGTGCCCTTCCTCGACCACGAGTTCGTCGAGCTGGCCGCTACCTGCCCGCCCGAGCTGAAGCTGGCCCAGGGCGGCAAGGGCGTGCTCAAGGAGATCGGGCGGCGGGTCCTGCCGCACGAGGTGATCGACCGGCCCAAGGGCTACTTCCCGGTGCCCGGCATCACCCACCTGGAGGGCAAGCTGCTCGACCGGGTACGTGACGCGCTGGGTGCCCCGGAGGCCCGCCGCCGCAACCTGTTCCGTCCCGACTACGTCAACACCCTGCTCGACGCCCCGAACGCCGAACTCACCCCGTTGATGGGAAACAAGCTGTGGCAGCTCGGACTCCTCGAGATGTGGCTGCAGAGCCACGGAATCGACTGA
- the ngg gene encoding N-acetylglutaminylglutamine synthetase, with the protein MTDTLATGVARTDRSRGRGSRYERVGPGGDPMAPTAADDAVRRSGDDTGVVLDCGWGRLVFGQTFSEQAAVADVLRSEAAGARDICVYLRDPHVLVSRLPDEIFIDPSLTYRLPLGPGRFTGTAGPTTDDGIGDTPRAAAGTGATVEHGDVPGLRIRQLRDAADADAVNRIYARNSMVTAPVDVLVANAGTDKFLHLVAEAVTGEIVGTITGVDHTAVFDDPENGASLWCLTVDFNQAPPGTGQALLLELAARLTDRGRAFVDLSVLAENEGAIRLYERLGFYRIATLCVKRKNPINERLFLPGVPVGYDELNPYARIVADEAMRRGIRVEVTDPHWGELRLSNGGRTVLTRESLSELTTAVAMSRCDDKRVTRRILTAAGLSVPRGRTATRDEADAAFLAELGEVVVKPARGEQGNGITVGVRTPEALVTAVALASQFCPDVLIEELRAGEDLRVIVINHEVVAAAVRRPASITGDGVHPVGKLIERQSRRRAAATGGESRIPIDDLTREVVAEAGYAMDDVLPEGEVLAVRRTANLHTGGTMHDVTGELHPKIAEACVAASRALDIPVTGLDLLVPAPDRPEHVFIEANERPGLANHEPQPTAERFVDLLFPGTRAPQRLWTPAGAAPSGT; encoded by the coding sequence GTGACCGACACCCTGGCCACCGGAGTGGCGCGTACCGACCGGTCCCGTGGGCGCGGTAGCCGCTACGAGCGGGTCGGGCCGGGCGGCGACCCGATGGCCCCCACCGCCGCGGACGACGCCGTCCGCCGGTCGGGCGACGACACCGGTGTGGTCCTCGACTGCGGCTGGGGCCGGTTGGTCTTCGGGCAGACCTTCAGTGAGCAGGCCGCCGTGGCCGACGTGTTGCGTTCGGAGGCCGCCGGTGCCCGGGACATCTGCGTCTACCTGCGCGACCCGCACGTGCTGGTGTCCCGACTGCCGGACGAGATCTTCATCGACCCGTCCCTGACGTACCGGCTGCCGCTCGGTCCCGGCCGCTTCACCGGGACGGCCGGGCCGACCACCGACGACGGCATCGGCGACACCCCGCGGGCCGCTGCCGGTACCGGGGCGACAGTCGAGCACGGTGACGTCCCGGGACTGCGGATCCGTCAGCTGCGGGACGCCGCCGACGCGGACGCGGTGAACCGGATCTACGCCCGCAACAGCATGGTCACCGCCCCGGTCGACGTGCTGGTGGCCAACGCCGGCACGGACAAGTTCCTGCACCTGGTCGCCGAGGCGGTCACCGGCGAGATCGTCGGCACCATCACCGGCGTGGACCACACGGCGGTCTTCGACGACCCCGAGAACGGTGCCAGCCTCTGGTGTCTGACCGTGGACTTCAACCAGGCCCCTCCGGGCACCGGCCAGGCGCTGCTGCTGGAGCTGGCGGCCCGGCTGACCGACCGGGGGCGGGCCTTCGTCGACCTGTCGGTGCTCGCCGAGAACGAGGGGGCGATCCGGCTCTACGAGCGGCTCGGCTTCTACCGCATCGCGACGCTCTGCGTGAAGCGGAAGAACCCGATCAACGAGCGGCTCTTCCTGCCCGGCGTGCCGGTGGGCTACGACGAGTTGAATCCGTACGCCAGGATCGTCGCCGACGAGGCGATGCGCCGCGGCATCCGGGTGGAGGTCACCGACCCGCACTGGGGTGAGCTGCGGCTGAGCAACGGCGGACGGACGGTGCTCACCCGGGAGTCGCTGTCGGAGTTGACCACGGCGGTGGCGATGAGCCGCTGCGACGACAAGCGGGTCACCCGCCGGATCCTCACCGCGGCCGGCCTCTCGGTCCCCCGGGGCCGCACCGCGACCCGGGACGAGGCCGATGCGGCCTTCCTCGCCGAGCTGGGTGAGGTGGTGGTCAAGCCGGCCCGCGGTGAGCAGGGCAACGGCATCACCGTCGGGGTACGCACCCCGGAGGCGCTGGTCACCGCCGTCGCGTTGGCCTCCCAGTTCTGCCCGGACGTGTTGATCGAGGAGCTGCGCGCCGGCGAGGACCTGCGGGTGATCGTGATCAACCACGAGGTGGTGGCCGCCGCGGTGCGCCGGCCCGCGTCGATCACCGGTGACGGGGTGCACCCCGTCGGCAAACTGATCGAGCGGCAGAGCCGTCGCCGGGCCGCCGCCACCGGCGGTGAGTCCCGGATCCCGATCGACGACCTGACCCGGGAGGTGGTGGCCGAGGCCGGGTACGCGATGGACGACGTGCTGCCCGAGGGGGAGGTGCTCGCCGTCCGTCGGACCGCCAACCTGCACACCGGCGGCACGATGCACGACGTCACAGGTGAGCTGCACCCGAAGATCGCCGAGGCGTGTGTGGCCGCCAGCCGGGCGTTGGACATCCCGGTCACCGGGCTGGACCTGCTGGTGCCCGCCCCCGACCGGCCCGAACACGTGTTCATCGAGGCCAACGAGCGGCCCGGCCTGGCCAACCACGAGCCCCAACCGACCGCCGAACGCTTCGTCGACCTGCTGTTCCCCGGAACACGGGCACCGCAACGGCTGTGGACTCCGGCGGGTGCGGCACCATCTGGGACATGA